Within Mycoplasmopsis verecunda, the genomic segment ATAAATGTTGGTATTCTATTCTTCATTCCAGTGGCTATTAAAACAGCCTTTGCCTTTAAGACAGTTCCGCTTGATAAATATATTTCTTTTTCTGTATCTGAAATATTTCTAACTTCAACTACATTTCCATATAAATATTTTGCTCCATATTTTTCAGCATGTTTAAAGAAGTCTTGAGCTAATTGCCATCCTTCAATTATCTCTGTGCCAATTCAATTTTCTATTTTACTTGTAGCTGATAGTTTTCCACCAGGTGTGCCTTTCTCAACAAAAGCAACAGATAAATTTGCTCTTGAAGCATAAAGAGCAGCATTTAATCCTGCTGGCCCTCCACCAATTATAATTAAGTCAAAGTTCGTTTGTTCATTCATATATACTCCTTTTAATTATTGAATAAAATATGTGTAATTATTATATAGTAATTTGAGTTTTATATCATAGTAAAAGATAATTAATTAATGTTTAAATAATTAAAAAGTTAAAATTTAACTAAATTTTTATAAAAAATTTAACATTTTAATATTTAATCAATATTCGTGGGTAAAATTAGTCATAAAAAATGCATTCATAAGAATGCAAATTATGCTTTTATTTCTTTAGTTTTGAATCAAGCTAATAAGTGTTTTAAACTTGATCTATAAACATAATTTTGATATTGTTCTGGTTCTTTGTATTGATATGTGAATCTGTATTTTTCTAGTGTTCTAATGTATTTAACACTACAGAAGAATTGGAAATAAAGAATTCAACTAACCCCAAGCACAATGAAAATAATTGCAACATATGAATACAGACCATATGATTCTTCTCTAAGTGGCTCCATTGCAGCACGAGTTACACCATATCATAATAGATATAATCCACCAGATGTTCCTGGTTTTAATAAACCAAAGTAATTTATTATTCAACAAATAACTATATAACCAATTAAGTTTGCTAAACCTTCGTAAAGGAATAATGGATATCTATATGCACCTGTTAGTCCAAGAGCAGCAGTTGTATCATCAGATATATACATATTTCTTGCAAAAGTTTCACCTAGTGATAGAACACTGCTTCCACTTCAATCAATACGTCCATAGACTTCGTGGTTAGCATAGTTACCAAAACGACCAACAAATTGTCCGACTAAAACAGCTGGTAAAATGTAACTAAAACATTTTCTTAAATCGACATATTGACGTCTTGTATATAGATAAGCTGTATCAAGTAAAGCAGCAAGAATAACACCACCTTGTATACTTAATCCAC encodes:
- the lgt gene encoding prolipoprotein diacylglyceryl transferase, with product MMNNLPSFLPDTAIPEGQPTILFNIGGYEMHLYSLMLMFGFLFSILTVFFFWMKEKWDLNILFVVIIITVPSGIIGGRLGFIIERLIYSPANPFPNSHWYAIWEGGLSIQGGVILAALLDTAYLYTRRQYVDLRKCFSYILPAVLVGQFVGRFGNYANHEVYGRIDWSGSSVLSLGETFARNMYISDDTTAALGLTGAYRYPLFLYEGLANLIGYIVICWIINYFGLLKPGTSGGLYLLWYGVTRAAMEPLREESYGLYSYVAIIFIVLGVSWILYFQFFCSVKYIRTLEKYRFTYQYKEPEQYQNYVYRSSLKHLLAWFKTKEIKA